The proteins below are encoded in one region of Fibrella aestuarina BUZ 2:
- a CDS encoding glycoside hydrolase family 5 protein produces the protein MHRRTFVRTTSVVAAGVGLAGSEALATATRPRNKLPRWKGVNLLDFFSPDPTAKGRTKTTEEHLTWLHDWGFDFVRLPMAYPYYLSFDRSRPIRPDEVYQINQKAVDEIDQLVSLAHKHKMHVSLNLHRAPGYCVNAGFQEPYNLWTDPAAQEAFLYHWNFWANRYKQTSDKRISFDLLNEPSLRADMNDQHSARSAVPGDRYRKLVVAAQEAIRRENRKHLIIADGNNTGQSVIPEIADLDVGQSCRGYHPGIISHYKAPWAMKDVNNLPKPKWPGQVGSQYLGRELLETFYKPWFDLVAQGVGVHCGECGAWNKTPHNVFLAWFSDVLGLLSEHDIGFALWEFIGDFGIINSRRDDVAYEDWHGYKLDRKLLTMLMNV, from the coding sequence ATGCACAGACGTACCTTCGTCCGAACAACGAGCGTAGTCGCCGCCGGCGTTGGCCTCGCGGGCTCGGAAGCGCTCGCCACAGCCACCCGGCCGCGCAACAAACTCCCGCGCTGGAAAGGCGTAAACCTGCTCGACTTTTTCTCGCCCGACCCCACGGCGAAAGGGCGCACCAAAACCACTGAAGAACACCTGACCTGGCTGCACGACTGGGGCTTCGACTTCGTGCGGTTACCGATGGCCTACCCCTATTACCTCTCCTTCGACCGGAGCCGCCCCATCCGGCCCGACGAGGTGTACCAGATCAACCAAAAAGCTGTCGACGAGATCGATCAGCTGGTGTCGCTCGCCCACAAGCACAAAATGCACGTGAGCCTGAACCTACACCGCGCGCCGGGCTACTGCGTCAACGCCGGTTTTCAGGAGCCGTATAACCTCTGGACCGACCCCGCCGCGCAGGAGGCGTTTCTGTACCACTGGAATTTCTGGGCTAACCGCTACAAACAGACCTCCGACAAGCGCATCAGCTTCGATCTGCTCAACGAACCCAGCCTGCGGGCCGACATGAACGATCAGCACAGCGCCCGCAGTGCCGTCCCCGGCGACCGCTACCGGAAGCTGGTGGTGGCGGCTCAGGAAGCCATCCGGCGCGAAAACCGCAAACACCTGATCATCGCTGACGGCAACAACACGGGGCAGTCGGTCATTCCCGAAATCGCCGATCTCGACGTAGGGCAAAGCTGTCGGGGCTACCATCCAGGCATCATTTCGCACTACAAGGCGCCTTGGGCCATGAAAGACGTCAACAACCTGCCCAAACCCAAATGGCCGGGGCAGGTGGGGAGTCAATACCTGGGCCGCGAGCTGCTCGAAACGTTCTACAAACCCTGGTTCGACCTAGTGGCGCAGGGTGTGGGTGTACATTGTGGCGAATGCGGTGCCTGGAACAAAACCCCACACAATGTCTTCCTGGCCTGGTTTTCGGACGTGCTGGGGCTGCTGTCCGAACACGACATCGGCTTTGCGCTCTGGGAGTTCATTGGTGACTTCGGTATCATCAACTCCCGCCGCGACGACGTGGCCTACGAAGACTGGCATGGCTACAAACTCGACCGTAAACTGCTGACTATGTTGATGAACGTATAA